The following proteins are co-located in the Pedobacter sp. FW305-3-2-15-E-R2A2 genome:
- a CDS encoding cytochrome c — MKKFLLTVLFVLPFALFTQAQKVKKAISTPNVARDQLLEGKKVYSKFCASCHQSDGGGVPNLNPPLSKTIYVLGDKSRLIKIILNGSNESLEIDGETYSNPMPQLDILKDQEIADVLTYIRNSFGNKAAAITAPEVKALRSKIK, encoded by the coding sequence ATGAAGAAGTTCCTCCTAACCGTTCTGTTCGTACTTCCTTTCGCTTTATTTACGCAAGCTCAAAAAGTAAAAAAAGCGATATCAACTCCCAATGTTGCAAGAGATCAACTGTTGGAAGGGAAAAAGGTCTATTCGAAATTTTGCGCTTCCTGTCACCAGTCAGATGGTGGAGGTGTACCCAATCTCAACCCTCCTTTAAGTAAAACTATATATGTGCTTGGAGATAAAAGCAGGCTGATCAAAATTATTCTCAATGGTTCCAATGAAAGCCTGGAAATTGATGGGGAAACCTATTCCAATCCCATGCCGCAACTGGACATCCTCAAGGATCAGGAAATTGCAGACGTGCTGACCTATATCCGAAATAGCTTTGGCAATAAAGCCGCTGCGATTACTGCTCCGGAAGTAAAAGCCCTGCGATCAAAGATAAAGTAA
- a CDS encoding thioredoxin family protein — MAKSIFYHAGCPVCLSAEQEIIALIGEDKVEVVHLGETSNRIEEAEKAGVKSVPALLTSSGNVLHLNFGASMADVKG, encoded by the coding sequence ATGGCAAAATCAATTTTTTATCACGCAGGCTGCCCTGTATGTTTAAGTGCAGAGCAGGAAATTATAGCCCTTATTGGCGAAGACAAAGTAGAGGTAGTTCATCTTGGAGAAACAAGTAACCGGATTGAAGAAGCTGAAAAAGCAGGCGTAAAATCCGTGCCGGCTTTGCTTACCTCATCAGGGAATGTATTGCACCTTAATTTTGGCGCTTCCATGGCAGATGTAAAAGGATAA
- the eboC gene encoding UbiA-like protein EboC (EboC, a homolog the polyprenyltransferase UbiA, belongs to system of proteins involved in the trafficking of precursor metabolites to an extracytoplasmic compartment so that the biosynthesis of certain natural products, such as scytonemin, can be completed.): MTNQLAYIKIMRPANLVTSVADVLAGVAISGYFLTTEFEIQHLFPILLLCISTIGLYSGGVIFNDVFDAERDVKDRPDRPIPSGSISKKDAAVFGGICFTIGIMTAAMVNLTALALASLIMIAALTYDKWSKHMTVTGPINMGLCRGLNLLLGVSIFSRYPEIWWLVIATIPIVYIASLTIINRRKGNEKSKGTLYLAAFLYAFVIACILFIAHSKGFFLLTIVFVIPFYLMIFNPLFKTLDDPIGKNIGKSVKAGVIALILLNAAWASAFGIWYIAVIIVALLPLSLWLNKTFTVN; this comes from the coding sequence TTGACGAACCAACTGGCTTATATCAAGATCATGCGCCCGGCAAATCTGGTGACCTCTGTTGCTGATGTCCTTGCTGGTGTAGCCATTTCAGGTTATTTTTTAACGACAGAATTTGAGATCCAACATCTATTCCCCATTCTGCTGCTTTGTATTTCTACGATAGGTTTATACAGTGGAGGGGTTATTTTTAACGACGTATTCGATGCCGAAAGAGATGTAAAAGACCGGCCAGACCGCCCTATTCCCAGCGGGAGCATCAGCAAAAAAGATGCTGCTGTATTTGGCGGAATCTGTTTTACCATCGGCATTATGACAGCAGCAATGGTTAACCTGACCGCTTTGGCCCTTGCCAGTCTGATTATGATTGCAGCACTCACTTACGATAAATGGTCTAAGCACATGACCGTCACCGGCCCGATCAATATGGGCCTCTGTCGCGGGTTGAACCTGCTTTTAGGGGTAAGCATATTTTCTCGCTACCCGGAAATATGGTGGCTGGTGATTGCAACCATTCCCATCGTATACATTGCCTCGCTGACCATCATCAACAGAAGAAAAGGAAATGAAAAAAGTAAAGGGACACTTTATCTTGCTGCATTCCTTTATGCTTTTGTCATTGCCTGTATCCTCTTCATTGCGCATAGCAAAGGATTCTTCCTGCTTACCATTGTCTTTGTGATTCCTTTCTATCTGATGATTTTCAATCCCCTGTTTAAAACACTCGATGATCCCATTGGAAAGAACATCGGAAAATCGGTAAAAGCAGGAGTAATTGCGCTAATCCTATTGAATGCCGCCTGGGCCAGCGCCTTTGGCATCTGGTACATTGCAGTGATCATTGTCGCTTTACTCCCGCTGTCCTTATGGTTAAACAAAACTTTTACCGTTAATTAA
- a CDS encoding PQQ-dependent sugar dehydrogenase encodes MIKYLGGALVIGGVLTSILSPEDKTAVRQSKPMAVNGNHFLEEKAALNYRNYCGGCHGEKMDAFVDRQWKHGNTKEDLFKAIKNGYANEGMPAFDSTFTDKEIRELSDYIIKGIKNVDRYGAGKKPVSNIFKTEELTIRLDTVAKGLDIPWGMAFLPGDELLVTDRNGKFYKVKKDQSLQSISGVPEVLAKGQGGLMDVVLDPAFASNKFIYLSYSKFKTEDGKVLATTAILKAKLEGNELKDQQDIFVAKPWSRTQHHYGSRMQFGKDGYLYIAVGERGNEKQNPQEIKGNDLGKIHRIKSDGSIPSDNPFVKTDGAEPSIFTYGNRNPQGMTIHPQTGAIWENEHGPRGGDEINIIQPGKNYGWPIATYGINYNGKIISNVSEKEGITAPLHYWIPSIGPSGMAFVTGSRYKGWEGNLLTGSLRFEYLNRSVLKNNKVVKEEILFKNIGRLRDVRMAPDGFIYIAVESPGIVYRLVPVN; translated from the coding sequence ATGATAAAGTATCTTGGCGGGGCGCTGGTCATTGGCGGAGTATTGACTTCAATTTTGAGTCCTGAAGACAAAACGGCTGTACGGCAGTCAAAACCAATGGCTGTTAATGGCAATCATTTCCTGGAAGAAAAAGCAGCACTGAACTATCGGAATTATTGCGGTGGTTGTCATGGGGAAAAGATGGATGCTTTTGTGGACCGCCAATGGAAACATGGAAATACAAAAGAGGATCTTTTTAAAGCGATAAAGAATGGATATGCGAATGAAGGAATGCCTGCCTTTGATTCGACATTTACGGATAAAGAGATCAGAGAACTTTCAGATTACATCATTAAAGGAATAAAAAATGTCGACCGGTATGGTGCAGGAAAGAAACCTGTCAGCAATATTTTTAAAACAGAAGAACTGACCATTCGCCTGGATACGGTTGCAAAAGGGCTGGATATTCCATGGGGAATGGCCTTTCTGCCTGGCGATGAGTTGCTGGTCACGGATCGCAATGGCAAATTCTACAAAGTGAAAAAAGATCAGTCTTTGCAATCCATCAGTGGAGTTCCGGAGGTCCTGGCAAAAGGGCAGGGAGGGTTGATGGATGTGGTCCTTGATCCTGCTTTTGCCAGCAATAAGTTTATTTACCTGTCGTACTCTAAATTTAAAACCGAAGATGGGAAGGTGTTGGCCACGACTGCAATCCTGAAAGCAAAACTGGAAGGGAATGAATTAAAGGATCAGCAGGATATTTTTGTCGCCAAGCCCTGGTCCAGAACCCAACATCATTATGGTTCCCGAATGCAGTTTGGCAAAGACGGCTATTTGTATATTGCTGTCGGGGAGCGGGGAAATGAAAAACAAAATCCTCAGGAGATCAAGGGCAATGACCTTGGAAAGATCCACCGGATAAAAAGCGATGGAAGCATTCCTTCCGATAATCCTTTTGTAAAAACCGACGGTGCTGAGCCTTCTATTTTCACTTATGGAAACCGCAATCCTCAGGGAATGACCATTCACCCTCAAACGGGTGCCATATGGGAGAATGAGCATGGTCCAAGAGGAGGAGATGAAATCAATATCATTCAGCCGGGTAAAAATTACGGTTGGCCAATCGCGACTTATGGGATCAATTATAATGGAAAGATCATCAGCAATGTTTCCGAAAAAGAGGGGATCACCGCACCTTTACATTATTGGATTCCTTCAATAGGACCCAGTGGGATGGCCTTTGTTACGGGAAGCCGTTATAAGGGATGGGAAGGAAACCTGCTTACCGGTTCTTTACGTTTCGAATACCTGAACAGAAGTGTGTTGAAAAATAATAAAGTGGTGAAAGAAGAAATTCTTTTTAAGAATATCGGAAGGCTCAGAGATGTGAGGATGGCACCAGATGGCTTCATCTACATTGCGGTAGAATCTCCGGGCATTGTATATAGACTGGTACCGGTTAATTAA
- a CDS encoding phospholipase C, phosphocholine-specific: MDSRRSFLKKAALLSGAAGLPNVIPMSIQKAMAISADPGSTFYDAEHVVFLMQENRSFDHMFGKLKGVRGFNDPRTFTLPDQNKVWLQKDAEGKTFAPFHVDINKTKITWQGGLPHSWSDQLAARNNGNYDKWVPVKSHMCLGYYDRTDVPFYYAMADAFTICDHNFCSSLTGTTPNRLFFWSGTIRPEQNGTSVAAVNNSQAESRENAYVDWETFPELLEDNDVSWKIYQNEIWTADLKGDTVDDWLGNYGDNAIEYVKRYNVKLSAYFRKNGDQSSKPALTAAEVTEKYNKLTDREKNLIDKAFATNINAPENYLELAPFSFTDDQGKQQTINIPKNDIFHQFRSDVDNGKLPTVSWLVAPQRFSDHTSSPLYGTWYVSEAIDILTKNPEVWKKTIFILTYDENDGYFDHIPPYVVPKPGDASTGKVSDKIDIAADYESKKGSPIGLGYRVPMLVASPWSKGGYVNSQVFDHTSCLMFLENFLGKKTGKKIKSSTISSWRRSICGDLTSVFRPAKADQSNPVSPLKREAVITGIQNAKNKPAQVKPDPLTPEQIKQINTHPAFDPNSPSAMPQQEKGTRPACALPYQPFAEAALNAATQTIQVDFESGKGNFGQKLVPVGTPFLMYSPALYQGKPGKTWSYALSAGDKIGDTLKLADFEKEHYHLCISGPNGFFRQFKGNKNDPALKIRCEYEASGMLTKKLTGNVQLILENEGTKELQLTLKDNTYEKNKTKDITLSAKGKVKIIIDLQKSASWYDFSLQIKGYEAFSKQYAGHVETGEEGITDPYMGGVL, translated from the coding sequence ATGGATTCAAGAAGATCATTTTTAAAAAAGGCAGCCTTGCTATCCGGGGCCGCCGGACTCCCTAATGTTATTCCAATGTCTATCCAAAAGGCGATGGCCATCAGTGCCGACCCGGGATCTACATTTTATGACGCCGAACATGTTGTTTTTCTGATGCAGGAAAACAGGTCTTTTGACCATATGTTTGGAAAGTTAAAGGGTGTCCGTGGCTTTAATGACCCCCGAACCTTTACCCTTCCTGACCAGAACAAGGTATGGCTTCAGAAAGACGCGGAAGGAAAAACATTTGCCCCTTTTCATGTCGACATCAATAAGACTAAAATCACCTGGCAAGGTGGCCTTCCACATTCCTGGTCTGATCAGCTCGCAGCGCGTAACAATGGAAATTACGACAAATGGGTGCCGGTAAAATCACATATGTGCCTCGGTTATTACGACCGTACCGATGTGCCTTTTTACTATGCCATGGCTGATGCCTTCACCATATGTGACCATAACTTTTGCTCTTCCTTAACCGGAACGACCCCTAACCGCTTATTTTTCTGGAGTGGAACAATCCGCCCGGAACAAAACGGGACCTCTGTTGCTGCGGTTAATAACTCTCAGGCAGAATCCCGTGAGAATGCCTATGTAGATTGGGAAACTTTCCCTGAATTGCTGGAGGACAACGATGTCAGCTGGAAAATCTACCAGAACGAGATCTGGACCGCCGATTTAAAGGGAGATACTGTGGACGATTGGTTGGGAAATTATGGCGACAATGCGATCGAATATGTAAAACGCTATAACGTTAAACTCTCTGCATACTTTAGGAAAAACGGAGATCAATCGAGCAAGCCCGCATTAACTGCTGCAGAAGTAACAGAAAAATACAACAAGCTAACAGATCGCGAGAAAAACCTGATCGACAAAGCCTTTGCAACCAATATCAATGCCCCTGAAAATTACCTGGAGCTCGCTCCGTTTTCATTTACTGATGATCAGGGAAAACAGCAAACCATAAACATCCCTAAAAACGATATTTTCCACCAGTTCCGCTCTGATGTAGACAATGGAAAGCTGCCTACCGTATCCTGGCTGGTTGCTCCACAAAGATTCTCTGACCATACGAGCTCTCCATTATACGGCACCTGGTATGTTTCTGAAGCCATAGACATCCTGACCAAAAACCCGGAAGTATGGAAGAAAACGATTTTCATCCTGACTTATGATGAGAATGATGGTTATTTTGACCACATTCCTCCTTATGTCGTTCCTAAGCCCGGAGATGCTTCCACAGGAAAAGTCTCTGATAAGATTGATATTGCGGCTGATTACGAATCGAAAAAAGGCAGTCCAATTGGACTCGGATACCGCGTACCCATGTTGGTCGCTTCTCCATGGAGTAAAGGCGGGTATGTAAATTCCCAGGTATTTGACCATACGTCCTGCCTGATGTTTCTGGAAAATTTCCTGGGTAAAAAGACCGGCAAAAAGATCAAAAGCAGTACGATCAGCAGTTGGAGAAGGAGCATCTGCGGAGACCTGACCTCTGTATTCAGGCCTGCCAAAGCAGATCAGTCCAATCCGGTTAGCCCCTTAAAAAGAGAGGCTGTGATTACGGGAATCCAGAATGCCAAAAACAAACCTGCTCAGGTAAAACCTGATCCTCTAACACCAGAACAGATTAAACAAATCAATACCCATCCGGCTTTTGATCCTAATTCTCCTTCAGCCATGCCGCAGCAGGAAAAAGGAACACGCCCTGCTTGTGCACTTCCTTATCAGCCCTTTGCAGAAGCAGCACTAAATGCTGCAACACAGACCATTCAGGTTGACTTTGAATCTGGAAAAGGAAACTTTGGACAGAAGCTGGTTCCTGTAGGGACTCCATTCCTAATGTACAGTCCTGCGCTTTATCAGGGAAAACCAGGAAAAACATGGTCCTATGCCCTCAGCGCCGGCGATAAGATCGGCGATACGCTGAAACTGGCAGATTTTGAAAAAGAGCATTATCATTTGTGTATCAGTGGTCCGAATGGATTTTTCCGTCAGTTTAAAGGAAACAAAAATGATCCTGCATTGAAAATCCGTTGTGAATATGAAGCTTCGGGAATGCTGACAAAAAAATTAACCGGGAACGTTCAGTTGATCCTTGAAAATGAAGGGACAAAAGAACTACAGCTTACCCTTAAGGACAATACTTACGAAAAGAATAAAACAAAGGACATCACCTTATCTGCCAAAGGTAAGGTGAAGATCATTATTGATTTGCAGAAAAGCGCTTCCTGGTATGACTTTAGCCTTCAGATCAAGGGTTACGAGGCATTTAGTAAACAATATGCAGGCCATGTAGAAACCGGCGAAGAAGGAATCACAGACCCATATATGGGCGGAGTATTATAA
- a CDS encoding isoleucyl-tRNA synthetase, with protein sequence MIKVLKLQKAVMAIVLGIIALIAYKVMDVKHLESSIYMLEFAGLLFVTGALLFLYPVFFAKKDKDGNVELDPEQQEEGTIE encoded by the coding sequence ATGATAAAAGTATTGAAACTTCAGAAAGCGGTGATGGCCATTGTATTAGGCATCATTGCACTTATTGCTTATAAAGTGATGGATGTAAAGCACCTGGAATCGAGCATTTATATGTTGGAATTCGCAGGGCTTTTATTTGTAACCGGGGCATTGCTATTTCTATATCCGGTATTCTTTGCTAAAAAAGATAAAGATGGGAATGTGGAGCTCGATCCGGAACAACAGGAAGAAGGAACAATAGAATAA
- the ileS gene encoding isoleucine--tRNA ligase — protein MYREFKQLELAKIGKEILDFWKAENIFEKSISTRSKSNPFTFYEGPPSANGMPGIHHVMARAIKDIFCRYKTLKGFQVKRKGGWDTHGLPIELAVEKKLGITKEDIGKKISVEEYNTACREEVMKYTDVWDDLTEKMGYWVDLENPYVTYENEYIESLWSILKSFYNKGLLYKGYTVQPYSPAAGTGLSSHELNQPGTYKMLKDTSITAQFFLKKDQEHPLMGQLFENEKEETAIIAWTTTPWTLPSNCALAVGDKITYVKIKTFNPYTFLPVSVVLAKDLVPKHFKADAKDLSFEDYKGGDKLIPWTVAAEFKGKDLVGLHYHQLMAYVTNEDLEKNAFRVIPGDFVTTEDGTGIVHTASIFGADDFRVAKENGVPSVLVKDENGNEAPLVDKQGKFVTEVTDFAGRYVKEEYYSDEERTAADFKPTDVLIAIKLKEDNKAFDVKKYEHSYPHCWRTDKPILYYPLDSWFIKTTAVKEKMVALNKTINWKPEATGTGRFGNWLENLVDWNLSRSRYWGTPLPIWRTADGQEEKCIGSIEELNAEIQKSVTAGFMEAGFELKDMHRPYVDDVILTSSTGERMIRELDLIDVWFDSGAMPYAQWHFPFENKEEFENAYPADFIAEGVDQTRGWFFTLHAIAVMLSESSEEIKAINERVGNPGVAFKNVVSNGLVLDKNGNKMSKRLGNGVDPFSTIDTYSADATRWYMISNASPWDNLKFNLDGIDEVRRKFFGTLYNTYSFFALYANIDKFVIDEHNETPVAERSELDRWILSLLETLIAEVDESYKAYEPTKASRAIQAFVDEHLSNWYIRLSRRRFWKGEMTADKKAAYETLYTCLTSIAQIMSPVAPFFADWLFQNLSVADHNNTVESVHLTLWKEADISLIDKELNERMELAQNISSMVLSLRKKSSINVRQPLAKILVPVLDQKFATQVELVKELILSETNIKDIEYITDAAGFIKKKIKPNFKALGPKVGKDMKLVAEVINNLSQEELAGFEAAGEYQIPGTAYVVQLADVEIIAEDIPGWQVTNLGNLTVALDVTITDELKQEGLSRELINRIQNLRKELNFEVTDRITVSLQNDNLIANAVAQNKTYICSEILADKINLIDNLENGNKIVIDDVELHISIAKQ, from the coding sequence ATGTATAGGGAATTTAAACAACTGGAACTAGCTAAAATAGGAAAAGAGATACTTGATTTTTGGAAAGCGGAAAACATCTTTGAGAAGAGCATTTCTACACGTTCAAAATCGAACCCATTTACTTTTTATGAAGGCCCGCCTTCCGCAAATGGAATGCCTGGGATTCACCACGTAATGGCACGTGCCATTAAAGATATTTTTTGCCGGTATAAAACTTTAAAAGGTTTTCAGGTAAAACGCAAAGGCGGATGGGATACACATGGGTTACCTATCGAGCTGGCAGTAGAGAAAAAGTTAGGCATTACAAAAGAAGATATCGGAAAGAAGATTTCCGTTGAAGAATACAATACAGCCTGTCGTGAGGAGGTAATGAAATACACTGACGTATGGGACGACCTTACGGAGAAAATGGGCTATTGGGTAGATCTGGAGAACCCGTATGTCACTTATGAAAATGAGTACATCGAGTCGTTATGGTCGATCTTAAAGTCGTTTTACAACAAGGGTCTTTTGTACAAAGGTTATACGGTACAGCCTTATTCCCCTGCCGCAGGAACAGGATTGAGCTCTCATGAGCTGAACCAGCCGGGCACGTATAAGATGCTGAAAGATACTTCGATCACTGCTCAGTTTTTTCTTAAAAAGGATCAGGAACATCCATTGATGGGCCAGCTTTTTGAAAATGAAAAAGAAGAAACAGCGATCATCGCCTGGACAACCACACCATGGACCTTACCTTCTAACTGTGCTTTAGCAGTTGGAGATAAGATCACTTATGTGAAAATCAAAACTTTCAACCCTTATACCTTCCTGCCAGTCAGCGTAGTATTGGCGAAAGACCTGGTACCGAAACATTTCAAAGCAGATGCGAAAGACCTTTCTTTTGAAGACTATAAAGGGGGTGACAAATTAATCCCATGGACCGTAGCTGCCGAGTTTAAAGGTAAAGACCTGGTAGGCCTGCACTATCATCAGCTAATGGCTTATGTGACGAATGAGGACCTGGAAAAAAATGCTTTCCGCGTTATTCCTGGTGATTTTGTAACCACAGAAGATGGTACGGGTATCGTGCATACTGCTTCGATCTTTGGTGCAGACGATTTTCGTGTAGCCAAAGAGAACGGTGTTCCTTCGGTATTGGTCAAAGACGAAAATGGTAACGAAGCTCCTTTGGTGGATAAACAAGGGAAATTTGTTACTGAAGTGACTGATTTTGCCGGTCGCTATGTAAAAGAAGAATACTATTCAGACGAAGAGCGCACAGCTGCTGATTTTAAACCTACAGATGTGCTCATCGCCATCAAATTAAAAGAAGACAACAAAGCATTCGACGTTAAAAAATATGAACACAGTTATCCACATTGCTGGAGAACTGATAAGCCGATCCTTTATTATCCTTTAGACAGCTGGTTTATCAAAACCACTGCGGTAAAAGAGAAAATGGTGGCTTTAAACAAAACCATCAACTGGAAACCCGAAGCAACCGGAACAGGACGCTTTGGCAACTGGCTGGAGAACCTGGTAGACTGGAACCTATCCCGTTCCCGCTATTGGGGTACTCCCCTTCCGATCTGGCGTACCGCTGATGGTCAGGAAGAGAAATGTATCGGATCAATTGAAGAACTGAATGCAGAGATTCAAAAATCTGTAACTGCAGGTTTTATGGAAGCCGGTTTTGAGTTGAAAGACATGCACCGTCCTTATGTGGATGATGTGATCTTGACCTCTTCTACGGGAGAAAGAATGATCCGTGAGCTAGATCTGATTGACGTCTGGTTTGACAGTGGTGCGATGCCTTACGCACAATGGCATTTCCCTTTTGAAAATAAAGAGGAGTTTGAAAATGCGTATCCTGCAGATTTCATTGCTGAAGGTGTAGATCAGACCCGTGGCTGGTTCTTTACTTTACATGCCATTGCGGTGATGTTAAGTGAATCCAGCGAGGAGATTAAAGCCATCAATGAAAGAGTGGGCAATCCCGGAGTTGCGTTTAAAAATGTAGTTTCCAATGGATTAGTACTGGATAAGAACGGCAACAAAATGTCTAAACGTTTAGGCAATGGAGTTGATCCTTTTTCTACGATAGATACTTACAGTGCAGATGCCACCCGTTGGTATATGATCAGTAATGCTTCTCCATGGGACAACCTTAAATTTAACCTGGATGGTATCGATGAGGTACGCCGTAAGTTTTTCGGAACGCTTTACAATACCTATTCCTTCTTTGCATTATATGCGAATATCGACAAGTTTGTCATCGACGAACACAATGAAACACCGGTAGCGGAACGCAGTGAACTGGACAGGTGGATCTTGTCTTTATTAGAGACGCTAATCGCAGAGGTAGATGAGAGTTATAAGGCTTATGAGCCAACTAAGGCTTCAAGGGCAATTCAAGCATTCGTAGACGAGCATTTAAGCAACTGGTACATCCGTTTATCCCGCCGCCGTTTCTGGAAGGGAGAGATGACAGCAGATAAAAAAGCAGCTTATGAGACGTTGTATACGTGTCTGACAAGTATCGCACAGATCATGTCACCGGTAGCACCATTCTTTGCGGATTGGTTATTCCAGAATTTATCTGTCGCAGATCATAATAATACGGTTGAATCTGTACATTTAACGTTATGGAAAGAAGCGGATATTTCATTGATCGACAAGGAACTGAATGAGCGTATGGAACTGGCACAAAACATTTCTTCAATGGTGCTTTCTTTACGTAAGAAAAGCAGCATCAATGTTCGTCAGCCATTGGCAAAAATCTTAGTTCCGGTACTGGATCAGAAATTTGCAACGCAGGTGGAACTGGTAAAAGAGCTGATTCTTTCGGAAACCAATATCAAGGATATCGAATATATCACTGATGCTGCGGGATTCATTAAGAAAAAGATCAAACCAAACTTTAAGGCTTTAGGTCCGAAAGTAGGCAAGGATATGAAATTGGTAGCCGAGGTGATCAATAACCTGAGTCAGGAAGAACTTGCGGGATTTGAAGCTGCAGGAGAATATCAGATTCCGGGAACGGCATACGTTGTTCAGCTGGCTGATGTGGAGATCATTGCGGAAGACATTCCGGGATGGCAGGTCACCAATTTAGGAAATCTAACTGTAGCATTGGATGTTACGATTACAGATGAGCTAAAACAGGAAGGTTTATCGCGCGAGCTGATCAATAGAATCCAAAATCTGAGAAAGGAATTGAATTTTGAGGTTACCGATAGGATTACCGTCTCTTTACAAAACGATAATTTGATCGCAAATGCAGTAGCACAAAATAAAACATACATTTGTTCGGAAATCTTAGCGGATAAAATTAATTTAATAGATAATTTAGAGAATGGAAACAAAATCGTAATCGACGATGTTGAACTACATATTTCGATAGCAAAACAATAA
- a CDS encoding TraR/DksA C4-type zinc finger protein, with protein MEKAAKTRYSDSELQEFKELIQEKLRMAREEFLSLTSSLSSPNSNGTEDTSGTYKTLEDGSATLEKEQLNQLAARQKKFIENLEAALVRIENKTYGICRETGKLIQKERLRAVPHATLSMEAKMKQS; from the coding sequence ATGGAAAAAGCTGCAAAAACAAGGTATTCTGATAGTGAACTTCAAGAGTTTAAAGAATTAATTCAGGAAAAATTACGTATGGCCAGAGAAGAATTTCTTTCTCTAACCAGCTCATTAAGTAGCCCCAACTCTAACGGAACTGAAGATACCTCAGGAACATATAAGACTTTGGAAGATGGTTCTGCTACTTTAGAAAAAGAACAATTGAACCAACTGGCTGCCCGTCAGAAAAAGTTCATTGAGAATCTCGAAGCTGCATTGGTACGTATCGAAAATAAAACTTACGGTATTTGCCGTGAAACAGGTAAACTGATCCAAAAAGAACGTCTTCGTGCAGTTCCGCATGCGACGTTAAGCATGGAAGCTAAAATGAAGCAAAGCTAA
- a CDS encoding lipoprotein signal peptidase, with the protein MKGYTKPLLIIFFVLLADQVLKTWIKTNMYLGQEFKIIGNWFIIHFTENNGMAFGLEFGGEFGKLSLSLFRIAAVAGIGYALHYLIQKKYHRGLILNVALIFSGAVGNIIDSVLYGKIYGYESWFHGRVVDMFYFPILQGNFPSWVPIWGGEDFIFFRPVFNIADAAISVGVVIILIYQKTYFKEEVKEEIGPNNEIVED; encoded by the coding sequence ATGAAGGGATATACAAAACCTTTACTGATTATCTTTTTTGTTTTGCTGGCAGACCAGGTATTAAAGACCTGGATTAAAACCAATATGTACCTTGGTCAGGAGTTTAAGATCATCGGCAATTGGTTTATTATTCATTTCACGGAAAACAATGGAATGGCTTTCGGCCTTGAGTTTGGCGGAGAGTTCGGTAAACTGTCTCTTTCTTTATTCAGAATAGCGGCAGTAGCAGGAATTGGGTATGCATTACATTATCTGATTCAGAAAAAATACCACAGGGGCTTGATCCTGAATGTGGCATTGATTTTTTCCGGTGCAGTGGGCAATATCATTGACTCTGTACTGTATGGAAAGATCTACGGATACGAGAGCTGGTTTCATGGTCGGGTAGTAGACATGTTTTACTTTCCGATCCTGCAGGGTAATTTCCCATCATGGGTACCCATCTGGGGAGGCGAAGATTTTATCTTCTTCAGACCTGTTTTTAACATCGCTGATGCAGCGATCTCTGTTGGGGTGGTCATCATCCTGATCTACCAGAAAACTTACTTTAAGGAAGAGGTAAAAGAAGAGATCGGTCCAAATAACGAGATCGTCGAAGACTAA